From the Desulfosarcina sp. BuS5 genome, one window contains:
- a CDS encoding HepT-like ribonuclease domain-containing protein: MKDIIQKVLTKHKDRILFAYLFGSHVQGTASKSSDIDIAVLLKAYLGESYFEAFDILGNNGILDPEFAYSFEKIAGFRNFLAHDYGRIEASVICGKVIDSFPDVRKYILQIQKNCIKANH; this comes from the coding sequence ATGAAAGATATCATCCAAAAGGTATTAACAAAACATAAAGACCGGATCTTGTTTGCATATCTATTCGGTTCTCATGTACAAGGGACAGCCTCAAAATCCAGCGATATCGACATTGCTGTCCTTTTGAAGGCTTACTTGGGGGAATCTTATTTTGAAGCATTCGATATATTAGGTAACAACGGTATCCTTGATCCTGAATTTGCCTATTCTTTTGAAAAAATTGCAGGTTTTCGAAATTTTCTTGCCCATGATTATGGCAGAATTGAAGCAAGTGTTATATGCGGAAAGGTTATTGACAGTTTTCCGGATGTGAGAAAGTATATTTTACAGATTCAAAAAAATTGTATAAAAGCGAATCATTAG
- the recD2 gene encoding SF1B family DNA helicase RecD2: MLVNLDGQIERITYCNEENGFTIARLKVFGQRDLVTVVGNLMSPTPGAILKMEGEWSVHPKFGEQFKVVNYKTDVPATLYGIKKYLGSGLIKGIGPVMAGRIVKRFSKKTINIIEHNIEKLVEVDGIGKKRVAMIEKAWEEQKEIRDVMLFLQTHGVSSGYAVKIFREYGNNSVLVVTENPYRLAEDIYGIGFITADTIAEKLGFSKDSEQRIEAGILYVLHQLSDEGHVYYPYEELIKKSREILTVERDVVVDAIAAIAVNKKIVIEDLNSGIEKFAVNNKAVYLAKFYLCETRIAGMIKRLVFSPGCMRSIDIDSAVAWVQEQLSIQLAEKQIEAVAGSCENKMMIITGGPGTGKTTIINAILKIFSKITGRIMLAAPTGRAAKRMSETTGYGAKTIHRLLEYSFANGGFQKNEKKTLNCDLLIIDEASMIDTVIMYHLLKAIPPEATFILVGDVNQLPSVGAGNILNDIIGSGLVPVVKLNEIFRQARESRIIVNAHRINKGMMPYLISKDKKNDFYFIEQEDPERVLDIILRLVKDRVPSSFGFDSVNDIQVLSPMHRGVAGAANLNIKLQEALNSSGTGIIRGSRNFRVNDKVMQVRNNYDKNVFNGDIGRIIRVSTEDQEVTISFDGRRITYDFNDLDELVLAYAVSVHKSQGSEYPVVVIPVLTQHYMLLQRNLIYTAVTRGRRLVVIVGTKKAMAIAVKNDKTHRRYTYLKERLTPIKKGVKSCD; this comes from the coding sequence ATGCTTGTAAATCTTGATGGCCAGATTGAAAGGATAACTTACTGCAATGAGGAGAACGGTTTTACTATTGCCCGGCTTAAGGTCTTTGGGCAGAGAGACCTTGTTACGGTTGTCGGGAATTTGATGTCCCCGACACCCGGGGCAATTCTTAAAATGGAGGGGGAATGGTCTGTTCATCCAAAATTCGGTGAACAGTTTAAGGTGGTTAATTATAAGACGGATGTTCCCGCTACTCTTTATGGTATAAAAAAATATCTCGGCTCAGGCCTTATTAAGGGTATCGGGCCTGTAATGGCCGGACGGATAGTAAAGAGATTTTCCAAAAAAACCATTAATATTATTGAACATAATATTGAAAAATTGGTTGAGGTTGATGGTATCGGCAAAAAACGTGTCGCCATGATAGAAAAGGCGTGGGAAGAGCAGAAAGAGATCAGGGATGTCATGCTTTTTCTTCAGACGCACGGTGTGAGTTCAGGTTATGCGGTAAAGATTTTCAGGGAGTACGGAAATAATTCCGTCCTGGTGGTTACTGAAAATCCATATCGTCTGGCGGAGGATATTTACGGAATAGGATTCATAACAGCCGATACTATAGCAGAAAAGCTCGGATTTTCCAAAGATTCCGAGCAAAGGATTGAGGCAGGAATACTCTATGTCCTGCATCAGCTTTCTGATGAGGGACATGTATATTATCCCTATGAAGAGCTGATAAAGAAGAGCCGGGAGATACTTACGGTTGAGAGGGATGTTGTTGTTGATGCGATAGCAGCAATTGCTGTTAATAAGAAAATAGTTATTGAGGACTTGAATTCCGGTATTGAAAAATTTGCTGTAAATAACAAGGCTGTATATCTTGCAAAGTTTTATCTGTGCGAGACCAGGATTGCCGGCATGATAAAGAGGCTTGTTTTTTCACCTGGCTGCATGCGTAGTATTGATATTGATAGTGCTGTGGCGTGGGTTCAGGAACAGCTCTCCATACAGCTTGCTGAAAAACAGATTGAAGCGGTTGCCGGTTCCTGTGAAAATAAGATGATGATTATTACAGGCGGACCTGGTACCGGCAAGACCACCATAATCAACGCTATCTTAAAAATTTTTTCTAAAATAACAGGCCGTATTATGCTTGCGGCACCCACCGGCAGAGCCGCAAAACGGATGAGCGAAACCACCGGTTATGGAGCAAAAACAATTCATAGGCTGCTTGAATACAGTTTTGCAAACGGCGGGTTTCAGAAAAATGAAAAAAAAACGTTAAATTGTGATCTTCTAATTATAGATGAAGCATCAATGATAGATACTGTCATTATGTATCATCTTTTAAAAGCGATACCACCGGAAGCCACATTTATTCTCGTGGGTGATGTTAATCAGCTGCCCTCTGTAGGTGCGGGTAACATATTAAATGATATCATCGGGTCGGGTTTAGTGCCTGTTGTAAAACTTAACGAGATTTTTCGTCAGGCCAGGGAAAGCCGGATTATTGTAAATGCTCACAGGATAAATAAAGGTATGATGCCTTACTTGATATCAAAAGATAAAAAGAATGATTTTTATTTTATTGAACAGGAAGATCCCGAGAGGGTGCTTGATATTATTTTAAGACTGGTAAAGGACAGGGTGCCAAGTTCATTCGGTTTCGATTCTGTAAATGATATTCAGGTGTTATCCCCCATGCACAGGGGCGTGGCAGGAGCCGCTAATCTTAATATTAAATTACAGGAAGCATTAAATTCCTCCGGAACCGGGATTATACGGGGAAGCAGGAATTTCAGAGTAAATGATAAAGTAATGCAGGTAAGGAATAATTATGACAAGAATGTGTTTAATGGCGATATAGGAAGAATTATACGAGTGTCGACCGAGGATCAGGAGGTTACGATTTCCTTTGACGGCAGAAGAATAACCTATGATTTTAATGACCTTGATGAACTCGTGCTCGCCTATGCGGTTTCAGTTCATAAATCACAGGGTTCGGAATATCCTGTTGTAGTTATACCTGTTCTTACCCAGCATTATATGCTTCTCCAGCGCAATCTTATTTATACGGCAGTAACCAGGGGGCGGAGGCTTGTTGTTATCGTAGGTACGAAAAAAGCCATGGCAATAGCAGTAAAGAACGACAAGACCCATAGGAGATATACTTATCTGAAAGAAAGACTAACCCCTATTAAAAAAGGAGTGAAGAGTTGTGATTGA
- a CDS encoding HAD family hydrolase yields MIEIKIPGYRTLQLKHIVMDYNGTLSCDGYLIEGVGERLKILANDIKLHVLTADTFGRAASRLKGIPALLSILPLDNQDTGKLDYVKKLGPDFSVCIGNGRNDRLMLKGAVLGIALIQEEGASVETLLSADVVCKDILAALDLLTKTKRLVATLRS; encoded by the coding sequence GTGATTGAAATTAAAATCCCCGGGTACAGGACTTTGCAACTGAAGCATATTGTAATGGATTACAACGGCACCTTGTCCTGTGACGGTTACCTGATTGAAGGCGTTGGTGAAAGATTAAAAATTCTTGCGAATGATATTAAACTCCATGTTCTTACGGCGGATACATTCGGCAGGGCCGCATCCCGGCTTAAAGGAATACCGGCTCTATTATCGATACTTCCGCTTGACAATCAGGACACCGGAAAACTCGATTATGTTAAAAAGCTGGGGCCGGATTTTTCGGTATGTATAGGAAACGGCAGAAACGACCGCCTTATGCTTAAAGGTGCTGTGCTGGGCATAGCGCTTATACAGGAGGAAGGAGCGTCAGTCGAAACCCTTCTGTCTGCGGATGTAGTTTGCAAGGATATCCTGGCGGCCCTTGATCTTTTGACCAAGACTAAACGTCTTGTCGCGACGCTGCGGTCCTGA
- a CDS encoding FAD-dependent oxidoreductase, which yields MKEADVVILGGLSGISAGISCRRHYPDKKVILIRKEGTVLVPCGIPYIYGTVGGPEHNVIPDGLLEKNGIELIKGEAVGVDREKKIISLSGGETVGYEKLVFATGSGPLIPPIQGINKKNVFPVKKDFIYLANLLNAVDKAENIVIIGGGFIGMEFADECRKGRNVAITVIEALPRCLQNAMDDEFCDEAQAKIEETGVKIMVNEKVESILGDEEVTGVKLASGNELKADMIILGIGAVPNTGLAKKTGLELGFRNTIKVDRYMRTYTDPDIFACGDCAEKVSFFDGKPVGVMLASIATSEARIAGANLFSPTHNNCGAISVFSTVINERAFAVAGLTERHTKQTGAEVVITTAEAPDTHPAGMPDSTLTKVRLVFAKNTGIILGGSLSGGKPVGEMVNVLSACIMHKMTANDIVKFQMGTHPALTSSPLIYPIVNAACKAVIPLTH from the coding sequence ATGAAAGAAGCAGATGTGGTGATTTTAGGTGGATTATCAGGTATTTCCGCGGGGATAAGCTGCAGAAGGCATTATCCTGATAAAAAGGTCATTTTAATCAGAAAAGAAGGCACTGTTCTTGTTCCATGCGGTATTCCATATATTTACGGCACAGTTGGGGGGCCTGAACATAATGTTATTCCTGACGGACTTTTGGAAAAAAACGGCATAGAACTGATAAAGGGTGAAGCCGTGGGAGTGGATCGTGAAAAAAAAATTATCAGTCTTTCAGGCGGAGAAACCGTCGGGTATGAAAAATTGGTTTTTGCGACTGGTTCAGGGCCGCTGATACCTCCCATTCAAGGAATTAACAAGAAAAATGTGTTTCCCGTAAAAAAGGATTTTATTTATTTAGCTAACCTCTTGAATGCGGTTGACAAAGCAGAAAATATTGTCATTATCGGCGGCGGTTTCATAGGTATGGAATTTGCCGATGAGTGCCGTAAGGGCAGAAACGTTGCAATAACAGTTATAGAGGCATTGCCGCGCTGTTTGCAAAATGCCATGGATGATGAATTCTGTGATGAGGCCCAGGCAAAGATAGAAGAAACCGGGGTAAAGATCATGGTGAATGAAAAGGTTGAGAGCATCCTTGGTGATGAAGAGGTTACCGGTGTAAAACTGGCAAGCGGCAATGAATTGAAGGCGGACATGATAATTCTCGGGATAGGGGCCGTCCCCAATACTGGGCTCGCAAAAAAAACAGGCCTGGAATTAGGATTCAGAAATACGATCAAGGTTGATCGTTATATGAGAACCTATACCGATCCGGATATTTTTGCATGTGGTGACTGTGCTGAAAAAGTTTCATTCTTTGACGGAAAACCGGTCGGTGTCATGCTTGCTTCGATTGCCACTTCAGAGGCACGAATTGCCGGGGCTAATCTATTCTCTCCAACCCATAATAATTGTGGCGCCATCAGTGTTTTTTCCACAGTTATCAATGAAAGGGCATTTGCTGTTGCAGGCCTTACCGAGAGACATACAAAACAAACAGGGGCGGAAGTTGTCATTACAACAGCAGAGGCGCCGGACACACATCCCGCCGGCATGCCCGATTCCACCCTTACAAAGGTGAGGCTTGTCTTTGCTAAAAATACCGGAATTATTCTCGGAGGCTCTTTGTCCGGCGGTAAGCCGGTGGGAGAAATGGTGAATGTACTCAGCGCATGCATCATGCACAAAATGACGGCAAACGATATAGTCAAATTCCAGATGGGAACACATCCCGCCCTGACTTCGTCGCCGTTAATTTATCCTATTGTGAACGCTGCTTGCAAGGCTGTTATTCCACTAACACATTGA
- a CDS encoding (Fe-S)-binding protein, protein MAKEAIKLGKKEKSYFIDKVKEILPDGGNLNLCLTCGACSSGCPATGLEDMDPRKFLRMAALGMDEEIIKSNWPWMCTLCQRCIYVCPMEINIPQLVHYARQLRPREKRPKGILGSCDMALRNDSCSAMGATPEDFTFVVEDVLEEYKEAQPEFADMEAPVDKQGAEFFLNQNSREPVTEPDEMVPLWKILHLAGANWTYGSKGWGGENYCMFLADDDAWKHIIKTSADHAQELGCKVYLNTEUGHATFAVRDGLRKFNIKHNLEIVSIYQYYAKWIREGKLKVNSDWNKDLKIKFTVQDPCQIIRKSYGDPVAEDLRFVVKSIVGEENFIDMTPNRSNNFCCGGGGGFLQSGFNEQRLAFGKIKDEQIKATGADYCIAGCHNCHDQIHKLSEHYGGHYPVVHLWTLICLSLGILGPNEREYLGDDLKEVAVFHPETAL, encoded by the coding sequence ATGGCTAAGGAAGCTATAAAGCTTGGGAAAAAGGAAAAAAGTTATTTTATAGACAAGGTTAAGGAAATCCTCCCTGATGGCGGAAATCTTAACCTTTGTCTTACATGCGGGGCATGCTCTTCAGGATGCCCCGCAACAGGCCTGGAGGACATGGATCCCAGAAAATTTCTTCGGATGGCTGCGCTGGGAATGGATGAAGAGATTATTAAATCGAATTGGCCGTGGATGTGTACCTTATGTCAAAGATGCATTTATGTCTGCCCCATGGAAATTAATATTCCACAACTGGTACATTATGCCAGGCAACTCAGGCCCAGGGAAAAACGTCCAAAAGGGATTCTCGGTTCTTGTGATATGGCCTTGAGAAATGACTCTTGCAGTGCCATGGGAGCAACTCCTGAAGATTTTACATTTGTGGTTGAAGATGTTCTTGAGGAATATAAGGAGGCACAGCCTGAATTTGCCGATATGGAAGCGCCGGTTGATAAACAAGGAGCAGAATTCTTTTTAAACCAGAATTCCAGAGAGCCTGTAACCGAACCTGACGAGATGGTTCCGCTCTGGAAAATTTTGCACCTTGCTGGAGCAAACTGGACATACGGCAGCAAGGGGTGGGGCGGAGAAAATTACTGTATGTTTCTTGCTGACGATGATGCATGGAAACATATTATTAAAACAAGTGCCGATCATGCCCAGGAACTTGGATGCAAAGTTTATCTTAATACTGAATGAGGTCACGCTACCTTTGCAGTCCGGGACGGACTGAGAAAATTCAATATTAAACATAATCTTGAAATTGTATCCATCTATCAATATTATGCCAAATGGATACGTGAGGGTAAACTTAAAGTAAATTCAGACTGGAACAAGGATTTGAAAATTAAATTTACGGTACAAGATCCTTGCCAGATTATTCGCAAAAGTTATGGAGATCCTGTAGCTGAAGATTTGCGTTTTGTTGTAAAATCGATAGTTGGAGAAGAAAATTTCATTGACATGACTCCAAACAGGTCAAATAATTTTTGCTGTGGCGGCGGCGGCGGTTTTCTCCAGTCAGGTTTTAATGAGCAGCGACTTGCTTTCGGTAAGATTAAAGATGAGCAGATTAAGGCAACAGGAGCCGATTACTGTATAGCAGGTTGTCATAATTGTCATGATCAGATTCACAAACTTAGCGAACATTATGGAGGCCACTACCCTGTTGTCCATCTATGGACTTTGATTTGCCTTTCCCTTGGGATACTCGGTCCAAACGAACGGGAATATCTGGGTGACGATTTAAAGGAAGTTGCTGTATTTCATCCTGAAACTGCGTTATAA
- a CDS encoding hydrogenase iron-sulfur subunit, with amino-acid sequence MNDMTNNDMEKITVNTEVLIVGGSAAGLKAAAGIAACGYKVCLIESNSGIDIQKKELLTGLGEQDITGLKELEKEVLSNSRIEILTDTNLVGVNGVPGDFNLKLENKDGIIGKKTGAIVIATGFTIKPLNDKYQLSLSDNVITQSSLEEMLAAGDQSAREKLAGKTVAFLLGFGNYGYPIVMERLVRSILAIEQIEGCTAYVYAGDLKVASDSLERIYKESRDNGATYFKLPQMPEISQDGKKITFFDPVLRQDMELSPDLLVVEEEICPGQSNDELAGLLRIDMEAAGLMQKDNVHRFPVSSNREGIFVIGASREVQNLPLEITDAANVVLGVKNLLGDGTRMAPKERGIVDTGKCVFCITCYRCCPHGAIYWDEDNKAVISPLACQACGICASECPMDAIQVGGFTDTDLKEEIKQSIEPDAKAPQIVAFCCRNSAFEAGVMAKTFNMPVPEGLKMVKVPCAGKIDLDYILTAFVEGADGVLVLTCHNGNCKSERGNIFAEWRVDDAHRMLEESGFGKERLQFATLASNTGSRFSAIVCDMEKTINNLA; translated from the coding sequence ATGAATGATATGACAAATAATGATATGGAAAAAATAACCGTCAATACCGAAGTTCTGATTGTAGGCGGCAGCGCTGCAGGCTTAAAGGCGGCAGCGGGAATTGCAGCCTGCGGATATAAGGTATGCCTGATTGAGAGTAACTCCGGGATTGATATTCAAAAAAAAGAGCTGCTGACCGGATTAGGTGAGCAGGATATTACCGGTCTTAAAGAGCTTGAAAAAGAGGTATTATCAAACAGCCGGATTGAAATCCTGACCGATACAAATTTAGTCGGGGTTAACGGTGTTCCAGGTGATTTTAATCTTAAACTGGAAAATAAAGACGGGATCATTGGAAAAAAAACAGGCGCTATCGTGATCGCGACCGGTTTTACCATCAAGCCCTTGAATGATAAATATCAGCTTTCCCTATCAGACAATGTTATAACCCAGTCCAGCCTTGAAGAGATGCTGGCTGCAGGGGATCAATCCGCCAGGGAAAAGCTGGCAGGTAAAACAGTTGCTTTTCTTCTGGGTTTCGGGAATTATGGATATCCGATTGTGATGGAGAGACTTGTCCGCAGCATTCTTGCAATTGAACAGATTGAAGGCTGCACTGCTTATGTTTATGCCGGTGATTTAAAGGTAGCCTCAGACTCTTTGGAAAGGATCTATAAAGAGAGCAGGGATAATGGGGCCACATACTTTAAACTGCCCCAAATGCCGGAGATCAGCCAGGACGGAAAAAAAATCACTTTTTTCGATCCTGTATTAAGGCAGGATATGGAACTTTCCCCCGACTTACTGGTCGTTGAGGAAGAAATCTGCCCAGGTCAAAGTAATGACGAACTGGCCGGACTTTTGCGTATAGATATGGAAGCGGCCGGGCTTATGCAAAAAGATAATGTTCACCGTTTTCCTGTTTCTTCCAACCGGGAAGGCATTTTTGTTATAGGCGCGAGCCGCGAAGTGCAAAATCTGCCTTTGGAAATAACAGATGCCGCCAATGTTGTTCTTGGAGTAAAAAATCTCCTGGGTGACGGCACAAGGATGGCACCGAAAGAAAGAGGTATTGTCGACACCGGCAAATGTGTATTCTGCATTACCTGTTACCGTTGCTGCCCGCATGGAGCCATTTATTGGGATGAAGACAACAAGGCTGTCATATCTCCCCTTGCCTGTCAGGCTTGCGGTATCTGTGCTAGTGAATGCCCGATGGATGCAATCCAGGTTGGCGGCTTTACAGATACCGACCTGAAAGAGGAGATTAAACAATCGATTGAACCTGATGCGAAAGCTCCCCAAATTGTCGCTTTTTGCTGCCGGAACTCTGCTTTTGAAGCCGGGGTGATGGCAAAAACATTTAATATGCCGGTTCCCGAGGGCCTGAAAATGGTAAAAGTGCCATGTGCCGGAAAAATTGATCTGGACTATATATTGACCGCTTTTGTAGAAGGTGCAGACGGGGTCCTTGTTTTGACTTGTCATAATGGAAATTGTAAATCCGAACGGGGAAATATTTTTGCCGAATGGCGTGTCGACGATGCTCATCGCATGCTGGAGGAATCCGGTTTCGGAAAAGAACGGCTGCAGTTTGCCACCCTGGCTTCCAATACAGGGAGTCGATTTTCTGCTATTGTTTGCGACATGGAAAAAACTATAAACAATTTAGCTTAA